A portion of the Plasmodium relictum strain SGS1 genome assembly, chromosome: 11 genome contains these proteins:
- the H3.3 gene encoding histone H3 variant, putative yields MARTKQTARKSTGGKAPRKQLASKAARKSAPVSTGIKKPHRYRPGTVALREIRKFQKSTDLLIRKLPFQRLVREIAQEYKTDLRFQSQAVLALQEAAEAYLVGLFEDTNLCAIHAKRVTIMPKDIQLARRIRGERS; encoded by the coding sequence atggCCAGAACTAAGCAAACAGCAAGAAAATCCACAGGAGGAAAGGCCCCAAGAAAACAATTAGCATCAAAGGCCGCAAGAAAATCAGCTCCAGTTTCAACAGGTATTAAAAAGCCCCATAGATATCGTCCAGGAACTGTTGCTTTGAgagaaataagaaaattcCAAAAATCTACTGATTTGTTAATAAGAAAGTTGCCTTTTCAAAGGTTAGTAAGAGAAATTGCACAGGAGTATAAAACAGATTTGAGATTTCAATCTCAAGCAGTATTAGCATTACAAGAAGCAGCTGAAGCTTATTTAGTTGGACTTTTTGAAGATACAAATTTGTGTGCAATCCATGCAAAAAGAGTTACAATTATGCCAAAAGATATTCAATTAGCCAGACGTATTCGTGGAGAAAGATCATAA
- the H2A gene encoding histone H2A, putative, giving the protein MSAKGKTGRKKAVKGTSNSAKAGLQFPVGRIGRYLKKGKYAKRVGAGAPVYLAAVLEYLCAEILELAGNAARDNKKSRITPRHIQLAVRNDEELNKFLAGVTFASGGVLPNIHNVLLPKKTQVKTGGTANQEY; this is encoded by the coding sequence atgtcaGCAAAAGGAAAAACTGGTAGAAAAAAAGCTGTAAAGGGAACTTCAAATTCTGCTAAAGCAGGACTTCAATTCCCAGTTGGAAGAATTGGAAGATATCTTAAAAAGGGCAAATATGCAAAAAGAGTAGGAGCAGGAGCGCCTGTTTATTTAGCAGCAGTTCTAGAATACTTATGCGCAGAAATTTTAGAATTAGCAGGCAATGCAGCAAGAGATAATAAAAAGTCAAGAATAACACCAAGGCACATACAATTGGCTGTAAGAAATGATGAAGAATTGAACAAATTTTTAGCAGGTGTTACATTTGCTTCTGGAGGTGTTTTGCCAAATATTCACAATGTTTTATTACCAAAGAAAACACAAGTTAAAACTGGTGGTACAGCTAATCaagaatattaa
- a CDS encoding AP-2 complex subunit alpha, putative: protein MIKHSIKGLYYFIDEVRNCKSKEDEERKVLQEIVKIKKKFNEKNITNYKRKKYIWKLIYCHILGYGISLSYLDIIKLISSNNFSDKYCGYTALSLLIDENNEMLNMMVSTIKSDIKNSDEKINFLALHFICHKINSLIVENLYEDILHIVTSNYIYKPHIRRKAFLCLANIYKKRHDLLLKKKTDLEIFKFLDQNLNEVNFYNVYAYLNLIYVIILVFQKYESLYYYKKKEEEKKRNNIDGDDDFCKREEFKIDNHSSSLSKRISLNIKNDLKKKSKSNSYLNEQNFFYNDLKKVDKILEIESECTFNIEDIDFYEIKKYINKYIHFILSIIYLILDENLKIDEGFYYNKVRYPFLLIKCLQMLQLYDVQKLSQATINNINDILYKIISKPYRKLQGKINSENDVLNSSSKNIFRKGFSKNNPYVNNKKSKEALRNEKSTLYIEYGVIYECSNLFNFLDDKIEDRNKDIIICLITSFDTKKSNINYVILNSLSKLKINLKIYTMLETHIMHLINLLNSDDITIKLQTFNILFNMCNHNNWKLLINVFLKHLPFIDPYIQNEIIIKISILAERFSPDLSWYIDVIFKIIEITHKSIFQEVWFRLVQIITGFVENEKNSKFPKKESNLDKNKEEQKIQSYAAMKCYKYLSDNITKIELLIDLCSYIIGSFGYLIKDKVPIKDQLKILKKYFSFTSPNTKCVILMAIMKLVFYDNRLMTSVKKILNNCINHSDLELQTRACEFLNLCNLNNLNMLNYLLKNMPLYNIKKIHENFLIKRLLETNKHAVIDFNEKDNFLKFEKYNDKKQSGKYDKVYSNSNNESSSDHSNSKLTSNSSEENYDKKKTRNSTNTSSENTKKTSSISSLSSLSSNKSENSNKSADDNEKLFKILCLQKATNVNDLWFNSCLLEKSLFFKNNTISILVKQKYQENKGIIIFYIKNISKDVINLSSINIEKCEQISIREQKDVNNEKIDSDDIYIYKIIITISNIFYNIPNIYFNIIVPNSPALSFTSKLPILITRFIKENKMNEVTFKNYWKALTQVNNEDIITGVPKFSKKIFLNYLINAFNFYILKIGMLMCASGYIHFPGVERENKILILVKIRYEIKGCQISVVTSVKHLNNYLNKIFEIYLIKNK from the exons ATGATTAAGCATAGTATAAAAGGTTTGTACTATTTTATTGATGAAGTAAGAAATTGTAAAAGcaaagaagatgaagaaagAAAAGTATTGCAAGAAAtagtgaaaataaaaaaaaaatttaatgaaaagaATATAACTAATTATAAGAGAAAGAAGTATATATGGAAGTTGATTTATTGTCATATATTAGGATATGGTATTTCCTTATCATATttagatataataaaattaataagtaGTAACAATTTTAGTGACAAATATTGTGGTTACACAgctttatcattattaattgatgaaaataatgaaatgcTTAATATGATGGTAAGCACAATCAAATCGGACATTAAAAATAGTGACGAAAAGATAAATTTTCTAGCCTTACATTTTATATGTCATAAAATTAATAGTCTTATTGtagaaaatttatatgaagATATATTACATATAGTAACttctaattatatttataaaccTCATATAAGAAGAAAAGCTTTTTTATGTTTagcaaatatttataaaaagagaCATGATTTgctactaaaaaaaaaaactgatTTAGAGATTTTTAAGTTTCTTGatcaaaatttaaatgaagtaaatttttataatgtgTATGCTTATTTAAATCTAATTTATGTTATTATATTAGTCTTTCAAAAATACGAATcgttatattattataaaaagaaagaagaagaaaaaaaaagaaacaataTTGATGGAGATGATGATTTTTGTAAAAGAGAAGAATTCAAAATAGATAATCATTCAAGTAGCTTAAGTAAACGTAtatctttaaatataaaaaatgatctgaaaaaaaaaagcaagtcaaattcatatttaaatgaacaaaattttttttataatgatttaaaaaaggtTGATAAAATTTTAGAGATAGAATCAGAGTGTACATTTAATATTGAGGATATAGATTTTTatgagataaaaaaatatataaataaatatattcacTTTATATTaagtataatatatttaattttagatgaaaatttaaaaatagatgAGGGTTTTTATTACAATAAAGTTAGATAcccttttttattaataaaatgtttGCAAATGTTACAATTATACGATGTTCAAAAATTATCACAAGCtactattaataatataaatgatatattatataaaattatatccAAACCATATAGAAAATTACaaggaaaaataaatagtgAAAATGATGTTCTGAATAGTagtagtaaaaatatattcagaAAAggattttcaaaaaataatccgtatgtaaataataaaaaaagtaaagaagctttaagaaatgaaaaaagtacTTTGTATATTGAATATGGAGTAATATATGAGTGTTCTaacttatttaattttttagatGATAAAATAGAAGATAGAAATAAAGACATAATTATATGTTTAATAACATCTTTTGATACAAAAAAGTCCAATATCAattatgtaattttaaataGCTTATCaaagttaaaaataaatttaaaaatatatactatGTTAGAAACTCATATAATGCAtctaattaatttattaaatagtGATGATATTACAATTAAATTACAAACATTTAATATCCTATTTAATATGTGTAACCATAATAATTggaaattattaattaatgtATTTCTAAAACATTTGCCTTTTATTGATCCATATAtacaaaatgaaataattataaaaatctCTATATTAGCAGAAAGGTTTTCACCAGACCTATCATGGTATATTGatgttatatttaaaattattgaaattACACATAAATCAATATTTCAAGAAGTATGGTTTAGATTAGTTCAAATTATAACTGGTTTTGTAGAAAATGAGAAGAATAGTAAGTTTCCTAAGAAAGAAAgtaatttagataaaaataaagaagaacAAAAAATTCAATCCTATGCAGCTATGAAatgttataaatatttatctgataatattacaaaaatagAATTGCTTATTGACTTATGTTCGTATATCATCGGATCTTTTGgttatttaattaaagatAAAGTTCCAATTAAAGATCaactaaaaattttaaaaaaatatttctctttCACATCACCAAATACAAAATGTGTTATTTTAATGGCTATCATGAAATTAgttttttatgataatagACTTATGACAAgtgttaaaaaaattttaaataattgtatTAATCATTCAGATTTGGAATTGCAAACTAGAGCTTgtgaatttttaaatttatgtaatttaaataatttaaatatgctaaattatttattgaaaaatatgcctttatataatattaaaaaaattcatgaaaattttcttattaaacGATTACTGGAAACCAACAA acATGCAGTTATtgattttaatgaaaaagacaattttcttaaatttgaaaaatacaATGATAAAAAACAATCAGGAAAATATGATAAAGTGTAtagtaatagtaataatgaaAGTTCTAGTGATCATTCAAATAGTAAACTAACATCTAATTCATCAGAGgaaaattatgataaaaaaaaaactcgGAATTCTACAAATACGTCTTCAgaaaatactaaaaaaacATCAAGTATATCAAGCTTATCAAGTTTGTCAAGTAATAAATCAGAAAATTCTAATAAAAGTGCAGATGATAacgaaaaattatttaagatTTTATGTTTACAAAAGGCAACCAATGTAAATGACCTATGGTTTAACTCATgtttattagaaaaatccttattttttaaaaacaataCTATATCTATTTTGgttaaacaaaaatatcaAGAAAATAAgggaataattattttttatataaaaaacatttCTAAAGATGTTATTAACTTGAGTAG tattaatatagaaaaatgtGAACAAATAAGTATAAGAGAACAAAAAGatgtaaataatgaaaaaatagataGTGAcgacatatatatttataaaattattattacaatatctaatattttttacaatattcccaatatttattttaatattattgtaCCTAATTCACCg gcGTTAAGTTTTACTTCTAAGCTTCCCATTTTAATTACAAGGTTTattaaggaaaataaaatgaatgaagttacttttaaaaattattggaAAGCACTTACACAAGTTAATAATGAAGATATTATAACGGGCGTACCAAAAttctcaaaaaaaatttttttaaattatttaattaatgcTTTTAATTTCTACATTTTAaaa attgGAATGCTTATGTGCGCATCAGGATACATACACTTTCCc gGTGTTGAAAGAGAAAACAAAATCTTAATCTTAGTAAAGATACGATATGAAATAAAAGG GTGCCAAATATCAGTTGTAACGAGTGTGAagcatttaaataattatcttaacaaaatatttgaaatttatcttataaaaaataaataa
- the TOM40 gene encoding mitochondrial import receptor subunit TOM40, putative yields MEITNIFKKLLRQNVAYTESNSLFGIFKKQNEETLKEKTEETPNIESLSELKNDSLKKTEEEKLKEQNFLPYANNFDSSNALLFENLNKEYKFITTQDNFDGFRFEVDKNVNKYLQSTHTLFLGTSLRDIGYLYQFGANFTNSDNSLLMISRINIDGSVNGRFCKKINSNIDCKLNFNTYAKNDTRNMYEMSLEVNKPVYTYNFKTIWQGAWIFNASYTQLLTKKFQAGVDLTYIASNCASIGSFGLRYNHKNNVITFQMIRQPNFKSPEFMLNQTHLYKIQYAKKVSDRLSLGTELELTPQTKESAMRLGWDYSFRHAKVQGTIDTSGKISVFTQDYSGFGVSGYIDYLNNEYKFGFMMHISPSQEQPQQQPS; encoded by the coding sequence atggaGATAacgaatatttttaaaaaactgCTAAGACAAAATGTAGCATATACAGAGagtaattctttatttggtatatttaaaaagcaaaatgaagaaactttaaaagaaaaaacggAAGAAACTCCAAACATAGAATCGTTGAGCGAACTAAAAAAtgattcattaaaaaaaacagaagaagaaaaattaaaagagcAGAATTTTCTACCTTACGCAAATAATTTTGATTCATCTAATGCACTGCtatttgaaaatttaaataaagaatataaatttataacaacACAAGATAATTTTGATGGATTTCGTTTTGAAGTTGATAAAAacgtaaataaatatttgcaGTCAACACATACATTATTTTTGGGAACTAGTTTAAGAGATATTGGTTATTTATATCAATTTGGAGCTAATTTTACAAATAGTGATAATAGTTTATTAATGATAAGTAGAATAAATATAGATGGTAGCGTAAATGGTagattttgtaaaaaaattaattctaatATAGATTGCAAATTAAACTTTAATACATATGCAAAAAATGATACAAGAAATATGTATGAAATGTCATTAGAAGTAAATAAACCAGTATACACATATAATTTCAAAACAATATGGCAAGGAGCATGGATATTTAATGCATCTTATACGCAgttattaacaaaaaaatttcaagCAGGTGTTGATTTAACATATATAGCATCAAATTGTGCTTCTATTGGATCTTTTGGATTGCGATataatcataaaaataatgttatAACATTTCAAATGATAAGACAACCAAATTTTAAATCACCAGAATTTATGTTAAATCAAAcccatttatataaaattcagTATGCTAAAAAAGTATCAGATCGTTTATCATTAGGAACAGAGCTTGAACTAACACCACAGACGAAAGAATCAGCTATGAGACTTGGCTGGGATTATTCTTTTAGACATGCAAAAGTTCAAGGTACAATTGATACAAGTGGCAAAATTTCAGTATTTACTCAAGATTATTCTGGTTTCGGGGTTAGTGGATATAttgattatttaaataatgaatacAAATTTGGATTTATGATGCACATTTCACCTTCACAAGAGCAACCTCAGCAACAACCTTCATAA